In Juglans regia cultivar Chandler chromosome 13, Walnut 2.0, whole genome shotgun sequence, the following proteins share a genomic window:
- the LOC109019684 gene encoding uncharacterized protein LOC109019684: protein MEETRVNYIDFIHEHPLVFKEDLENDGNKEAVCSRCQEPVLGPGYKCSECYFLLHKSCHELPPEIHHHCLHPNHTLILRAPSKSNTCDACLEKCSRRLFYRCDTCDFDLDINCVYRWRSSIDECRQHLFVPILNQIQFICEACGEETKDIAYLCSICRFLVHQKCAGYPRTISTTVHNHSLTLTCSLHQMVEEKDDILCKLCHRKVKTKYGVYYCQDCRYAAHLQCARKCQGEYMDLSATTESVPCESDLVSEIKHISHEHKLIISKKELEDDKICEGCMLSISPPFYSCEQCNFFLHGRCTILSSKKQHLLHRHPLTLLLQASSPSGIFRCYACDRFQHGFCYRCDLCRNKFDIQCSSLPETLKHEGHQHSLFIGLNRDKIICNGCYDKDRPSHLFVCKKCETFGLCVRCATLPYRIRYEYDLHDYLTLTYSVEDDSGEYYCFICEKSRDSRKWFYYCKECDFAAHPDCVIGKYSRIKFGRTFTCREYHDQHQPLTVVQKNEYSAPCDTCGTTFNGLAVACTQCKFNSHLFTWLWGSESICATRKIRSRNMLQ from the coding sequence ATGGAGGAGACAAGagtaaattatattgatttcatCCATGAGCATCCGTTGGTCTTCAAAGAAGATCTGGAAAATGATGGGAACAAGGAAGCTGTTTGCTCGAGGTGCCAGGAACCAGTGTTGGGTCCCGGCTACAAATGCTCCGAATGCTACTTCCTACTTCATAAATCATGCCATGAACTACCCCCCGAAATACACCACCACTGTTTGCACCCAAACCACACCCTTATTCTCAGAGCGCCATCAAAATCTAATACATGTGACGCCTGCCTCGAGAAATGCAGTAGACGCTTATTTTACCGTTGTGATACGTGTGATTTTGACCTCGACATCAATTGTGTTTACCGCTGGCGAAGTAGCATCGATGAATGTCGCCAACATCTCTTCGTCCCCATCTTGAATCAGATCCAATTCATTTGCGAAGCCTGTGGTGAGGAAACCAAGGACATCGCTTACCTATGTAGCATCTGTCGATTCTTGGTTCACCAAAAATGTGCTGGTTATCCACGCACCATCAGTACAACTGTACATaatcactctctcactctcacatgTTCTCTTCATCAAATGGTAGAGGAGAAGGACGACATATTATGTAAACTTTGCCATAGAAAGGTAAAAACAAAGTACGGAGTTTATTATTGTCAAGATTGCAGATATGCTGCCCACTTGCAATGCGCACGAAAGTGTCAAGGGGAGTACATGGACCTGAGTGCAACCACAGAGTCGGTACCTTGTGAATCTGATTTGGTCTCGGAGATCAAACATATTAGTCATGAACACAAATTAATCATCAGTAAAAAGGAGCTCGAGGATGATAAGATTTGCGAGGGATGTATGCTTTCAATCTCGCCCCCGTTTTACAGCTGTGAGCAATGTAACTTCTTTCTGCACGGTCGCTGTACTATACTTTCCTCCAAGAAGCAACACCTTCTTCACCGACACCCACTCACCCTCCTCTTACAGGCATCTTCCCCAAGTGGCATATTCAGATGTTATGCTTGTGACCGTTTTCAACATGGCTTCTGTTATAGATGTGACTTGTGCAGGAACAAATTCGATATTCAATGCTCTTCTCTTCCGGAAACTTTAAAGCATGAAGGTCACCAACACTCCCTCTTCATAGGTTTGAATcgtgataaaataatatgcaatgGTTGTTATGATAAGGATCGTCCTTCTCACTTATTTGTATGCAAAAAATGCGAGACGTTCGGCTTGTGTGTTAGATGCGCAACTCTTCCATATAGAATTAGGTATGAATATGATTTACATGATTACTTGACACTCACATATAGTGTTGAAGACGATTCTGGAGAATACTATTGTTTTATTTGCGAGAAAAGTAGAGACTCAAGGAAGTGGTTCTACTATTGTAAGGAATGCGACTTTGCTGCGCATCCCGATTGTGTTATTGGCAAGTATTCGCGCATCAAGTTTGGAAGAACCTTCACATGTCGTGAATATCATGATCAACATCAGCCGCTCACTGTTGTCCAGAAGAACGAGTACTCTGCTCCGTGTGATACTTGTGGCACCACATTTAATGGCTTGGCTGTAGCATGTACTCAATGCAAATTCAATTCCCACTTATTTACTTGGTTGTGGGGCTCAGAGAGTATTTGTGCCACACGCAAGATTAGAAGTCGCAATATGCTTCAATAG
- the LOC109019660 gene encoding lipoxygenase 6, chloroplastic-like produces the protein MFTVNPAGPPKSDISGGVLRTSPAFFGESSVAPIRRTQLPVFGSRVNRNGLIRAVISSGDKTLEAASTLEGKESNGSLLSSGGGIEVRAVVTVRKKMKETITEKVEDKWEFFVNGFGQGIVIQLISAEIDPVTNSGKSVQSSVRGWLTRPLNNSQIVEYAANFTVPNDFGCPGAILVTNLHGKEFYLLEIVIHGFDGGPIFFPANTWIHSRKDNSESRIIFKNQAYLPSQSPPGIKDLRNEDLLSIRGNGKGERKPHDRIYDYDLYNDLGNPDKDIDLARPVLGCEERPYPRRCRTGRPPTKSDPFSETRIEKPHPVYVPRDETFEEIKQDTFSTGRLKAVLHNLIPSIAATLSSSDISFKCFSDIDKLYNDGVILKDDENKDVVENLLLGRMVKQVMSVGQRLLKYETPAIIKRDRFAWLRDNEFSRQTLAGLNPVNIEILKEFPILSELDPAVYGPPESALTKELIEQELNGLSVEKAIEEKRLFILDYHDMLLPFIKKINSLPGRKSYASRTIFFYTKTGLLRPIAIELSLPPAPSSPQNKRVYTHGHDATMHWTWKLAKAHVCSNDAGVHQLVNHWLRTHACMEPYIIATHRQLSSMHPIYKLLHPHMRYTLEINALARQSLINGGGIIEACFSPGNYAMELSSVAYKSLWRFDMEALPADLLRRGMAVEDPSMPCGVRLVIEDYPYAADGLLIWSATQEWVENYVNHFYTEPNSVTSDLELQAWWNEIKNKGHYDKRNEPWWPKLNTKEDLSRILTSMIWIASGQHAAINFGQYPFGGYVPNRPTLTRRLIPQEDDPDYEKFIHNPQHTFLSSLATQLQATKVMAVQDTLSTHSPDEEYLGQVNQLLSHWINDNEVLKLFKKFSARLEEIEEIINARNKDNHLRNRSGAGIPPYELLLPSSGPGVTGRGIPNSISI, from the exons ATGTTTACGGTCAACCCGGCCGGTCCTCCCAAGTCTGACATCTCCGGCGGGGTACTCAGGACATCTCCGGCTTTCTTCGGTGAAAGCAGCGTAGCCCCTATTCGGAGGACTCAGTTACCGGTATTCGGTTCTCGGGTCAACAGGAACGGGCTAATCCGGGCCGTGATCAGCAGTGGCGACAAGACTTTGGAAGCTGCTAGTACCCTGGAAGGCAAAGAGAGTAATGGGTCTTTGTTGTCTTCGGGAGGAGGGATCGAAGTAAGGGCGGTGGTGACTGtgaggaagaaaatgaaggagaCGATCACGGAGAAAGTAGAGGACAAGTGGGAGTTCTTTGTCAACGGATTTGGCCAGGGCATCGTCATTCAGCTTATAAGCGCAGAGATTGATCCCG TTACCAATTCAGGAAAGAGTGTCCAGTCCTCTGTACGGGGCTGGTTGACGAGGCCATTGAACAATTCACAAATTGTTGAGTATGCTGCTAATTTCACTGTCCCGAATGACTTTGGGTGTCCTGGGGCCATTCTCGTTACAAATCTTCATGGCAAGGAGTTCTACTTATTGGAGATTGTCATTCATGGTTTTGATGGAGGCCCCATCTTCTTCCCAGCTAATACGTGGATTCATTCACGGAAAGATAATTCTGAAAGtagaattattttcaaaaatcaa GCATACTTACCGTCACAATCACCTCCTGGCATTAAAGATCTTCGAAATGAAGATTTATTGAGCATCCGTGGAAATGGGAAAGGCGAGAGAAAGCCCCATGATAGGATTTATGATTATGATCTTTATAATGATTTGGGTAATCCAGACAAGGACATAGATCTTGCTAGGCCAGTTCTTGGTTGCGAAGAGAGGCCTTATCCCAGGCGCTGTAGAACTGGCCGACCTCCAACAAAATCAG ATCCATTTTCTGAGACTAGAATCGAAAAGCCCCATCCAGTGTATGTTCCACGGGATGAAACTTTTGAGGAGATTAAGCAGGATACTTTCTCCACTGGAAGGTTGAAAGCCGTGCTCCACAATCTTATACCATCCATTGCTGCTACTTTGTCAAGTTCAGACATATCTTTTAAGTGCTTTTCTGATATCGACAAGCTATATAATGATGGTGTTATCTTGAAAGATGATGAGAATAAAGATGTAGTTGAGAATCTATTGCTGGGTAGGATGGTGAAACAGGTTATGAGCGTGGGCCAAAGGTTGTTGAAGTATGAAACGCCAGCCATTATAAAAA GAGATAGATTTGCTTGGCTGCGAGACAATGAGTTTTCACGTCAGACTTTAGCTGGACTCAATCCAGTGAACATTGAGATTTTGAAG GAATTTCCAATTCTCAGCGAGCTAGACCCTGCTGTCTATGGTCCTCCAGAGTCGGCTCTCACAAAGGAATTGATAGAGCAAGAACTCAATGGATTGAGTGTAGAAAAG GCTATCGAGGAAAAGAGACTGTTTATACTTGATTACCATGACATGCTTTTACCATTCATCAAGAAGATTAACTCCTTGCCTGGAAGGAAATCTTATGCTTCTAGGACAATTTTTTTCTATACCAAGACTGGTTTGCTGAGGCCTATAGCTATCGAGCTTTCGCTTCCTCCAGCGCCTTCCTCACCTCAAAATAAACGTGTTTACACTCATGGGCATGATGCTACTATGCATTGGACTTGGAAGCTAGCCAAAGCTCATGTTTGCTCAAATGATGCTGGTGTCCATCAACTAGTGAATCACTG GTTGAGGACTCATGCTTGCATGGAACCTTATATAATTGCAACTCATAGGCAGCTCAGCTCAATGCACCCCATTTACAAGCTGCTTCACCCCCATATGCGCTACACCTTAGAAATTAATGCACTCGCACGGCAAAGTTTGATAAATGGAGGGGGAATAATTGAGGCTTGTTTCAGTCCAGGAAATTATGCCATGGAGCTTAGCTCTGTAGCCTACAAGAGTTTGTGGCGATTTGACATGGAGGCATTGCCAGCGGATCTTCTTAGGAG agGCATGGCGGTGGAGGATCCTTCGATGCCATGTGGTGTGAGACTTGTAATTGAAGACTACCCTTATGCTGCGGATGGCCTCCTCATATGGTCCGCAACTCAAGAATGGGTGGAAAATTATGTGAACCATTTCTACACTGAGCCAAATTCTGTCACATCTGATCTTGAGCTGCAAGCCTGGTGGAATGAAATCAAGAACAAGGGTCACTATGACAAAAGGAATGAACCATGGTGGCCTAAATTGAATACCAAGGAGGACTTATCCCGCATTCTTACCTCAATGATTTGGATTGCTTCAGGTCAGCATGCAGCTATCAACTTTGGGCAGTATCCTTTTGGAGGATATGTCCCTAACCGTCCTACCCTTACGAGAAGACTCATTCCACAAGAAGATGACCCTGATTATGAGAAGTTTATTCATAACCCTCAGCACACTTTCCTGTCTTCTCTGGCAACTCAACTTCAAGCAACCAAAGTAATGGCAGTTCAAGACACCCTGTCGACTCACTCTCCAGATGAAGAGTACTTGGGTCAGGTGAATCAGCTACTCAGCCATTGGATCAATGACAATGAAGTTTTAAAATTGTTCAAGAAATTCTCTGCTAGATTAGAGGAGATAGAGGAGATAATAAATGCAAGAAACAAAGACAATCATCTCAGAAATAGAAGTGGTGCAGGTATTCCTCCCTACGAGCTGCTCCTTCCATCATCAGGTCCTGGAGTCACGGGTCGTGGAATCCCGAATAGCATCTCCATCTGA